The Sporocytophaga myxococcoides genome contains a region encoding:
- a CDS encoding OmpA family protein → MNLIITCVIILVSVITSYGQKFTLQDTTFNIGDVLISQDILFDFNKAIISSENYDLLDSIASFLQKNKKLTIEVSLHSDERGSGKYS, encoded by the coding sequence ATGAATTTAATAATAACCTGTGTCATCATCTTAGTGTCTGTTATTACCTCTTACGGACAGAAATTTACACTGCAGGACACTACTTTTAACATAGGTGATGTTTTGATCTCACAGGATATTCTGTTCGATTTTAACAAGGCAATTATTAGTTCTGAAAACTATGATTTGCTTGATAGCATAGCATCTTTTTTACAAAAAAATAAAAAGCTGACAATTGAAGTGAGTCTTCATAGTGATGAACGTGGCTCAGGCAAATATTCTTAA
- a CDS encoding DUF7793 family protein: MKENHIVSKYSETWLENGVILQVLNQEYNEVDLPMARQLVEDRKIAAGNAIRPVLVEVKNVISVRKEAKKYYNLPDSYQNLSAIAMLVDNYIAKTIGNIVFKLQNNPVPTELFNDRSKALNWLERYKRKE; encoded by the coding sequence ATGAAAGAGAATCATATAGTAAGCAAATATTCAGAGACTTGGCTGGAGAATGGAGTAATCCTCCAGGTATTAAATCAGGAGTACAATGAAGTAGACCTCCCCATGGCCAGGCAACTTGTTGAGGATAGAAAAATAGCTGCGGGGAATGCTATTCGTCCTGTTTTAGTGGAGGTTAAAAATGTTATTTCGGTTCGGAAAGAAGCTAAAAAATATTACAACTTACCTGATTCTTACCAAAACCTGAGTGCCATAGCGATGCTGGTTGACAATTATATTGCTAAAACAATAGGTAACATTGTCTTTAAACTTCAAAATAACCCTGTTCCTACAGAACTATTTAATGATAGATCCAAAGCATTAAATTGGCTTGAAAGATATAAGAGAAAAGAGTAA
- a CDS encoding PPC domain-containing DNA-binding protein: MESKVLSHGHETTSLLVFQEGDELISTLEKYAFDHDITSGHFEGIGAFKNVVVAFFDWDKKEYIKIPFDEQLEILSFNGDITIEDEIPKIHAHVVCGRKDGSAVGGHLVEGYVRPTLELVLYKSDKHLRRKVDPKTGVHVIDIRSSGD; this comes from the coding sequence ATGGAAAGTAAAGTTTTAAGTCATGGTCATGAGACGACCTCCCTACTGGTATTCCAGGAAGGGGATGAACTCATCAGTACTCTTGAAAAATACGCCTTCGATCATGATATCACTTCTGGACATTTTGAAGGGATTGGTGCATTTAAAAATGTAGTTGTCGCGTTTTTCGATTGGGACAAGAAAGAGTACATAAAAATTCCTTTCGATGAGCAGTTGGAAATTTTATCCTTTAATGGAGATATAACTATAGAAGATGAGATTCCCAAAATACATGCGCATGTTGTATGCGGAAGAAAAGATGGGTCGGCGGTAGGTGGCCATCTGGTTGAAGGATATGTAAGACCAACGTTAGAACTGGTTTTATATAAATCAGATAAACATCTAAGGCGAAAAGTGGATCCGAAGACAGGTGTACATGTAATTGATATCAGAAGCTCGGGAGATTAA
- a CDS encoding PAS domain-containing protein, with translation MEKKPSQSLLNVYSQENLLAVLDRISDAFVALDRNWCYTYMNKKAGEIFGRDPISMIGKHIWTEFPEGIDQPFYKAYYKAMETQQYIYLEEYYPPFNKWFENNIYPSAEGLTIYFRDITSRKLEEQQIRIDKARLLKAQEIGQLGYWELEKNKDVIWGSEKACELFGFAPVAAEIPISKIEPLIKEIDKVRSAGQKLIQEHMKYDIEVQICPENQDIPRIISAKAEIAEGLFGNNKIMGIIRDITEQKRIEMLENLEKSVLQHYVQPDSSVEELITFLLNGLRDIHPDMLCSVLKVENGRLYNWSSPHLPEAFNKEVEGTKIAIGYGSCGSAAFLRKKVEVSDIFHHPYWDHYMEIIKNFDLRSSWSYPIINSKDVLLGTFAIYHKSIRELSKEEENSIDRVRRILVYVMERKLAETEAKLYKEKLELVFNSTNEIMFLIDIEKDDVFRFSTINKRFLDATELSKEDIEGKLVEEVIPNPSYSLVLSKYKEAIEKRTTVSWEETTNYPAGEKKGIVTISPVFNEDNECVNLIGNVHDITDRKKDEEKIKRANEKLKINNELIIEKNKKLKEIAWYQSHKVRAPVARIMGLINLIELNKKNGDSNDDLLGYVLQSAVELDEVTRDLVEKISDSDAL, from the coding sequence ATGGAAAAGAAACCTTCTCAATCCTTATTAAATGTATATAGTCAGGAGAATTTATTAGCGGTACTCGACAGAATATCTGACGCATTTGTTGCTCTTGACAGAAATTGGTGCTACACCTATATGAACAAAAAGGCTGGAGAAATATTCGGCCGGGATCCTATAAGCATGATCGGAAAACATATCTGGACGGAATTTCCGGAAGGAATCGATCAGCCTTTCTATAAGGCCTATTATAAGGCAATGGAGACACAGCAATATATCTATCTCGAAGAATATTACCCTCCTTTTAATAAATGGTTTGAAAATAATATTTACCCATCTGCGGAAGGACTTACTATCTATTTTCGGGATATCACATCCCGTAAACTGGAAGAACAACAGATTCGGATAGATAAGGCCAGACTGCTGAAAGCACAGGAAATAGGGCAGCTTGGATATTGGGAGCTTGAGAAAAACAAAGATGTAATATGGGGATCAGAAAAAGCTTGTGAATTATTCGGATTCGCTCCGGTAGCTGCAGAAATACCTATAAGCAAAATCGAACCATTAATCAAAGAAATAGACAAAGTGAGAAGTGCCGGTCAAAAGCTTATTCAGGAGCATATGAAATATGATATTGAGGTGCAGATCTGTCCTGAGAATCAAGATATCCCAAGAATAATTTCTGCAAAGGCTGAGATTGCAGAAGGCTTGTTTGGTAATAACAAGATTATGGGAATAATCAGGGATATTACTGAACAAAAAAGAATTGAGATGCTTGAAAATCTGGAGAAATCAGTCCTTCAGCACTATGTCCAGCCAGATTCTTCAGTAGAGGAATTAATTACATTCCTTCTGAACGGTCTGAGAGATATTCATCCTGACATGCTTTGTTCTGTTCTTAAAGTGGAAAATGGCCGCTTATATAATTGGTCATCTCCACATCTTCCTGAAGCTTTTAATAAGGAAGTGGAAGGAACAAAAATAGCAATTGGTTACGGATCTTGCGGAAGCGCTGCATTTCTGAGAAAGAAGGTTGAAGTTTCGGATATATTCCATCACCCTTACTGGGATCATTATATGGAAATCATAAAAAATTTTGACCTTCGTTCTTCCTGGTCTTACCCAATCATCAATTCAAAAGATGTTTTGTTAGGAACATTTGCCATATATCATAAATCAATCAGGGAGCTTTCAAAGGAGGAAGAAAACAGTATAGATCGCGTCAGAAGAATTCTTGTATATGTAATGGAGAGAAAACTTGCAGAGACAGAAGCAAAACTATATAAAGAAAAACTTGAACTAGTGTTCAATTCCACAAATGAGATCATGTTCCTGATTGATATAGAAAAAGACGATGTCTTTAGATTTTCTACTATCAATAAAAGATTTCTTGATGCTACGGAGCTTTCCAAGGAGGACATTGAGGGCAAACTTGTTGAAGAGGTCATTCCAAATCCGTCTTATTCTCTGGTTTTATCTAAATACAAAGAAGCTATTGAAAAAAGAACGACTGTTTCATGGGAAGAAACCACAAATTATCCCGCAGGTGAGAAAAAAGGAATAGTGACTATATCTCCGGTCTTTAACGAAGACAATGAATGCGTGAATCTCATAGGTAATGTACATGATATTACTGATAGAAAAAAGGATGAAGAGAAAATCAAGAGGGCTAATGAAAAGTTAAAAATTAATAATGAATTAATTATTGAAAAGAATAAAAAATTGAAAGAAATAGCCTGGTATCAATCACATAAAGTAAGAGCTCCTGTGGCAAGGATAATGGGATTGATCAATTTAATTGAACTGAATAAGAAAAACGGAGATAGCAATGATGACCTTCTTGGATATGTACTGCAATCTGCTGTTGAATTGGACGAGGTGACCAGAGATCTTGTGGAAAAGATATCTGACTCGGATGCACTGTGA
- a CDS encoding efflux RND transporter permease subunit, whose translation MNKFLCYIISFSVTHRIFILLMTALMALAGIFSFTRLPIEAFPDVTNTNIIIISQWPGRSAQEIERFVTIPIETEMNIVPKKNTLRSVSLFGLSVVTLIFDDGVTPFEAMTEVSSRLANSDIPDEVVPEIQAPSGPTGEIYRYSLQSKTKDVRELKTIQDWIIDKQLKSVEGVADVVSFGGKVKSFEVILDPHLLAQYNFTAINVYNALKNSNINVGGNVIKSGSEAFVVRGIGLVKNVEDISNIIIENINRVPIKIANVAVVRESYLPQIGIVGLDSLDDIVEGIVLMRKGENPGKVLPDLKKKVKELNELILPDDVKMKVFYDRSTLNKYTLHTVGENVITGITLVTLILFIFLANWRITIIVAIVIPLSLLFAIILMYLKGMRANLLSIGAIDFGIIIDGAVVMTEGIFVVLAHKAYQLGFDKFKKRGKLSWVIQTATEMGKSIFTSKLIIIAALLPIFSFEKVEGKLFSPLAYTIGFALLGAMIISLTLIPMLSYYLIPKDVTEKENFIIKNLLKVYTPLITKTIKHPKRTLIISGAILALALFTFRFVGSEFLPHLNEGSIYVRATMPMSVSLEESYYYTKTFRSIFKEFPEVRGVMSQTGRPNDGTDPTGFFNIEFFVDLYPENEWKRVISKDEIIDAISQRLSRYPGIIFNFSQPIQDNVEEAVSGVKGAIAIKVLGQDLNLLEKSADKVYDVIKNIEGIKDLGVFRNIGQPELKITLDLSKLALYNISTQDCQAALEMAVGGKSISKVFEEEKKFDMVVRYDEEYRYSEKKIANIMVPTLDNVSRIPLKQLADITSETGPAFIYREGNQRFIAIKFSVRGRDLGSTIKEAQEKVNKVLHLPKGYKVVWKGEFENQQRALKRLEFVVPISIFIIFLILYMSFGDVKDSFLILMNVPFSIIGGIFALYITGIHFSISAGVGFIALFGVSVQGGVILVNTFKRNLKEGMELEQAVKEGATRRLRPVVMTALMASLGLLPAAISTGIGSETQKPLAVVVIGGLISSTILDMLNVPSFFNLIYRRKKS comes from the coding sequence ATGAATAAATTTTTATGTTATATAATATCTTTTTCAGTTACACACAGAATTTTCATTCTGCTTATGACTGCTTTAATGGCCTTAGCAGGTATATTCAGTTTTACCAGACTTCCTATTGAAGCCTTTCCTGACGTGACCAATACTAATATTATAATCATCTCTCAATGGCCTGGGAGAAGTGCACAGGAAATTGAACGCTTCGTAACTATTCCAATTGAGACGGAGATGAATATCGTTCCCAAAAAGAACACATTAAGATCAGTCTCACTTTTTGGCCTATCAGTAGTCACATTAATTTTTGATGATGGCGTAACACCTTTTGAGGCTATGACAGAAGTATCCTCAAGACTGGCAAATTCAGATATCCCTGATGAAGTAGTACCTGAAATACAAGCACCTTCAGGTCCTACAGGTGAAATTTACAGATACAGTCTGCAAAGCAAAACCAAAGATGTAAGAGAATTAAAAACAATTCAGGATTGGATTATAGACAAACAGCTAAAGTCTGTAGAAGGTGTTGCAGATGTTGTGAGTTTTGGTGGAAAGGTAAAATCCTTTGAAGTGATTCTTGACCCTCACCTGCTTGCGCAGTATAACTTCACTGCCATTAACGTTTATAATGCTCTGAAGAACTCAAATATTAACGTGGGCGGAAATGTCATAAAAAGTGGTTCAGAAGCTTTCGTGGTAAGAGGTATAGGACTTGTAAAAAATGTAGAAGACATCTCCAATATCATCATAGAAAATATTAACAGGGTTCCTATAAAGATTGCCAATGTTGCAGTTGTAAGAGAATCCTATTTACCTCAGATAGGTATTGTGGGTCTTGATAGTCTTGATGATATCGTAGAAGGAATTGTTCTGATGAGAAAAGGGGAAAATCCTGGAAAAGTTCTCCCTGACCTGAAAAAAAAGGTAAAAGAGCTGAATGAATTGATTTTGCCGGATGATGTAAAAATGAAAGTATTTTACGATCGATCCACTCTTAATAAATACACACTTCATACGGTTGGAGAAAATGTGATTACAGGAATTACACTTGTGACGCTTATCCTCTTTATTTTTCTTGCAAACTGGAGAATTACAATTATAGTCGCTATTGTAATCCCTCTTTCTTTATTATTTGCAATAATATTAATGTATCTGAAAGGAATGAGAGCAAATCTGCTGTCCATAGGGGCCATAGATTTTGGAATCATAATCGATGGTGCAGTGGTTATGACAGAAGGTATTTTTGTTGTATTGGCACACAAAGCTTACCAGCTTGGTTTTGACAAATTTAAGAAGAGAGGAAAGTTAAGTTGGGTAATTCAAACTGCCACTGAAATGGGGAAGTCTATTTTTACTTCCAAGCTTATCATTATTGCAGCCCTGCTTCCAATCTTTTCATTTGAAAAAGTAGAAGGAAAGTTATTTTCCCCTCTTGCCTATACTATCGGATTTGCGCTTCTGGGAGCTATGATTATCAGCCTTACCTTAATCCCTATGCTGTCTTATTATCTCATTCCAAAAGACGTAACAGAAAAAGAAAATTTCATCATAAAAAATCTCCTGAAGGTATATACTCCTTTAATCACGAAAACAATCAAGCACCCTAAAAGAACACTTATTATTTCCGGAGCTATTTTAGCGCTTGCCCTATTTACATTTCGTTTCGTAGGATCCGAGTTTTTACCGCATCTCAATGAAGGATCTATATATGTAAGAGCAACAATGCCCATGTCTGTTTCCCTTGAAGAAAGTTATTATTATACCAAAACTTTCCGTTCCATATTTAAAGAGTTTCCTGAAGTAAGAGGAGTAATGTCACAGACAGGAAGGCCTAACGATGGCACTGACCCTACAGGCTTTTTTAATATTGAGTTTTTCGTAGATCTTTATCCTGAAAATGAATGGAAGCGTGTCATTTCCAAAGATGAAATAATTGATGCCATTTCTCAAAGATTATCAAGATACCCAGGGATCATTTTTAATTTCTCTCAACCTATTCAGGACAATGTAGAAGAGGCTGTTTCCGGAGTAAAAGGAGCTATAGCAATTAAAGTGCTAGGACAGGATTTGAACCTTCTTGAAAAATCTGCTGACAAAGTTTATGATGTAATTAAAAATATCGAGGGAATAAAGGATTTGGGAGTGTTTAGAAATATTGGACAACCCGAATTAAAAATCACCCTTGACCTTTCCAAACTTGCTTTGTATAATATTTCTACCCAGGATTGTCAGGCAGCATTAGAGATGGCAGTAGGTGGAAAATCAATAAGCAAGGTCTTTGAAGAGGAAAAGAAATTTGACATGGTTGTCCGTTATGATGAAGAATACAGATACTCAGAAAAGAAAATAGCAAATATAATGGTGCCAACTTTAGATAATGTATCAAGAATTCCTTTAAAACAACTTGCTGATATTACCAGTGAGACTGGCCCTGCATTCATATACCGGGAGGGTAATCAGAGATTTATTGCAATAAAATTTTCGGTAAGAGGAAGAGATCTGGGTAGTACAATTAAGGAAGCTCAGGAAAAGGTTAACAAAGTTCTACACCTACCCAAAGGTTACAAAGTAGTATGGAAAGGTGAATTTGAAAATCAGCAAAGGGCTTTAAAGAGGCTAGAATTTGTTGTACCGATCAGTATTTTTATAATTTTCCTCATCCTCTATATGTCTTTCGGAGATGTAAAAGATTCTTTCCTGATATTAATGAATGTTCCATTTTCAATAATTGGGGGAATATTCGCTTTGTATATAACGGGAATCCATTTCAGTATTTCTGCAGGAGTTGGGTTTATTGCGCTTTTTGGTGTTTCCGTTCAGGGTGGAGTAATCCTGGTAAATACATTTAAGAGAAATTTAAAAGAAGGTATGGAACTTGAACAGGCAGTTAAAGAAGGTGCTACAAGAAGATTAAGGCCAGTAGTAATGACTGCTCTAATGGCTTCCCTTGGACTGCTCCCAGCAGCTATCTCTACCGGGATCGGATCAGAAACCCAAAAGCCACTAGCGGTAGTCGTTATAGGAGGACTTATCTCTTCTACGATTCTGGACATGCTCAATGTACCTAGTTTTTTCAATTTGATATACAGACGTAAAAAATCCTGA
- a CDS encoding bifunctional aminotransferase class I/II-fold pyridoxal phosphate-dependent enzyme/GNAT family N-acetyltransferase produces the protein MNFGSYSYIGLETDERLKEAAIEAIRKYGIQYPSSRAYVSSTLYVELEDLIRRMFDAPIVLASSLSIGHHGVMPVILEEGDAIIMDQQVHSSVQDAARKMQLNGVHLTIVRHNQLSELKKKIEELGAKYNRIWYMCDGVYSMYGDVAPINELISLADHYKNFYLYVDDAHGMSSFGKNGTGYILSKASLHPKMILCTGMAKGFGTIGAIFVIPDQELALKVRNCSGPLIFSGQQATSILAASIASAKIHLSGEIEVRQKFLAEKISYCHRLLKKYELPDISDPETPIFFIGLGMMSVGFNLVERMIKEGFYVNIAAFPAVPEICTGIRFTVTIHTTLEDIEKLVEALVKHFPLALKEEGRTFKDIQRAFRKVSNFDNNQFIPVVKNEQNYFRVSHTDSINEVSESLWNKLLGHRGIFTHKALQLMERTFQLSDKPEDNWKFHYYFIYDSNNKPIIATFFTEALVKSDMLSPASVSEQIEEKRKHDPYYLTSKALVMGTVISEGDHLYLDKSNNDWRNALMLLLDTVSELSEKVNIGQVLIRDMNANDTEINDFFIHHGFVRYQLPETHVIEDLKWNNKQEFLNRFHKHRKQYLKQRVFKSEDDFNVKVYSGNNDRIALWYQLYRNTAQKSVQLNTFVLPENFFQNIIEDTDWEVIELSYKGDNTTDREIVVAVMFCYKTGNSYCPLYAGLNYDYLDYDIYPQLLWQTILRAKELAVSPINLGFTASQNKKKFGVISYSNVGYLQMKDSYQMALINLMPNEVR, from the coding sequence ATCAATTTTGGGTCATACTCTTATATTGGATTAGAAACGGATGAGAGGCTAAAAGAAGCAGCAATTGAGGCGATCAGGAAGTATGGTATTCAATATCCTTCTTCAAGGGCATATGTTTCCAGTACGCTTTATGTTGAACTTGAAGATCTTATTCGTAGAATGTTTGATGCCCCCATAGTGCTGGCATCGTCACTTTCAATAGGGCATCATGGTGTGATGCCTGTAATTTTAGAAGAAGGAGATGCTATTATAATGGATCAGCAAGTACATTCAAGCGTACAGGATGCCGCTAGAAAAATGCAGTTGAATGGAGTTCACTTAACAATTGTAAGACACAATCAGCTGTCGGAGTTAAAAAAGAAAATAGAGGAGCTTGGAGCAAAATATAATAGAATCTGGTATATGTGTGACGGGGTCTATTCAATGTATGGGGATGTTGCTCCAATCAATGAGTTGATAAGTCTTGCAGACCATTATAAAAACTTCTATCTCTATGTTGACGATGCTCATGGAATGAGCTCATTTGGTAAGAATGGCACCGGTTATATATTAAGCAAAGCCAGTCTTCATCCTAAAATGATTTTATGTACAGGTATGGCCAAAGGCTTCGGAACCATTGGGGCCATATTCGTGATCCCGGATCAGGAACTTGCATTAAAAGTACGTAATTGTTCAGGACCTTTAATTTTTTCCGGCCAGCAGGCTACATCTATTCTTGCTGCAAGTATTGCATCAGCAAAGATACATCTGTCAGGAGAGATAGAAGTAAGGCAAAAATTCCTTGCAGAAAAAATCAGTTATTGTCACAGGTTATTGAAGAAATATGAATTGCCGGATATATCAGATCCCGAAACTCCCATTTTTTTTATAGGGCTTGGAATGATGAGCGTGGGATTTAATCTTGTGGAGCGGATGATAAAGGAAGGATTTTATGTCAATATAGCAGCTTTTCCTGCGGTACCGGAGATTTGTACAGGCATACGGTTTACTGTCACAATTCATACAACTCTTGAAGATATTGAAAAATTGGTAGAAGCATTAGTCAAACATTTCCCTCTGGCATTAAAAGAGGAAGGCAGAACTTTTAAAGATATTCAGAGGGCTTTCAGAAAAGTATCCAATTTTGATAACAATCAATTTATACCGGTAGTAAAGAATGAACAGAACTATTTCAGAGTCTCGCACACTGATAGTATAAATGAAGTGTCTGAATCATTGTGGAATAAATTATTGGGTCATAGGGGCATTTTTACACATAAGGCATTGCAGTTAATGGAGAGAACTTTTCAGTTATCAGATAAGCCCGAGGATAACTGGAAATTCCATTATTATTTTATCTATGATTCCAATAATAAACCCATTATTGCTACATTCTTTACAGAAGCACTTGTTAAAAGCGATATGCTTTCACCTGCCTCTGTTTCAGAACAGATTGAAGAGAAAAGAAAGCATGATCCATATTATCTCACTTCAAAGGCATTGGTAATGGGAACCGTTATATCAGAAGGAGATCACCTGTATCTGGATAAATCCAATAATGATTGGAGGAATGCATTGATGCTTCTGCTTGATACTGTTTCAGAGCTTTCAGAGAAAGTTAACATCGGTCAGGTGTTAATCCGAGATATGAATGCAAATGATACTGAAATTAACGATTTCTTTATTCATCATGGTTTTGTGAGGTATCAGTTGCCAGAGACCCATGTGATAGAAGATCTGAAATGGAATAATAAACAGGAATTTTTGAATAGATTCCATAAGCACAGAAAGCAATATCTAAAGCAGAGAGTATTTAAAAGTGAAGATGACTTTAATGTGAAAGTTTACAGTGGTAATAATGATCGTATTGCTTTATGGTATCAGCTATACAGGAACACTGCACAGAAAAGCGTTCAGCTGAATACATTTGTGTTACCTGAAAATTTTTTTCAGAACATCATTGAAGATACTGATTGGGAGGTGATAGAGCTTTCTTATAAAGGAGATAACACAACAGATAGGGAAATTGTAGTAGCTGTTATGTTTTGCTACAAAACAGGTAACAGCTATTGTCCTTTGTATGCGGGGTTAAACTATGATTACCTGGATTATGATATTTATCCTCAGCTATTGTGGCAAACTATATTGAGAGCAAAGGAGCTTGCTGTTTCACCAATAAATCTGGGCTTTACTGCTTCCCAGAATAAGAAAAAATTCGGTGTAATCAGTTATTCAAACGTTGGATATTTACAAATGAAGGATAGTTACCAGATGGCATTGATAAACTTAATGCCCAATGAAGTAAGGTAA
- a CDS encoding efflux RND transporter periplasmic adaptor subunit has product MVKNKRSIWIGITVLLCIASFLLGYLLFKPSAKLKSLLKPQESYSEYFVYKTDTAKFHELSDEIVLNGRISFDENNVVQIFPMVSGITQDINVNLGDPIMKGQSLVSIKSGDISELLTVYHASKANYELAQKNFKVAEDLYKADFNSKLQYLSAKKELEKSKNELQKNKENLAIFGTSEDSKIPLSIIKSPINGYLVEKNITNNMKVSKDGKNLFTISDLNKVWIWGNVFEDDISSVKVGLMVKISTEAFPNKEFSGTIDKVSHVLEATARVLRIRVVIDNSEKLLRPEMYAKLKVDVPSPQRFIALDPRAVIFDKDSYFVVQVINKNLVIKKVEIFRKSSHRTFIESGVDEGSIVVSEGSLLIYNHIMNHI; this is encoded by the coding sequence ATGGTAAAAAATAAACGATCAATATGGATAGGTATAACTGTATTGCTATGTATTGCTTCGTTTTTATTAGGCTATCTGCTTTTCAAGCCATCAGCCAAATTAAAATCCCTCTTAAAGCCACAGGAAAGTTATTCTGAGTATTTCGTTTACAAGACAGATACTGCTAAGTTTCATGAGTTAAGCGATGAAATTGTTTTAAATGGCCGTATATCATTTGATGAAAATAATGTAGTTCAGATTTTCCCGATGGTTTCAGGTATTACTCAGGATATAAATGTAAATCTCGGTGATCCTATAATGAAAGGTCAATCTTTAGTATCAATAAAAAGCGGTGACATTTCAGAACTCCTAACAGTTTATCATGCGAGCAAGGCCAATTATGAACTGGCCCAGAAAAATTTTAAAGTAGCGGAAGATTTATACAAAGCTGATTTCAATTCAAAACTGCAATATCTATCTGCTAAAAAGGAACTTGAAAAAAGTAAAAATGAGCTCCAAAAAAACAAAGAAAACTTAGCGATTTTTGGTACCTCAGAAGACAGCAAAATCCCTCTTTCAATTATTAAATCCCCGATCAATGGCTACCTGGTTGAAAAGAATATTACCAATAACATGAAGGTGAGTAAAGATGGCAAGAACCTCTTCACAATTTCTGATTTGAACAAAGTATGGATATGGGGAAATGTTTTTGAAGATGATATATCTTCTGTGAAAGTAGGGCTAATGGTAAAGATTTCTACTGAAGCTTTTCCTAATAAAGAATTTTCAGGTACTATCGATAAGGTAAGTCATGTTCTGGAAGCAACAGCAAGGGTTTTAAGAATAAGAGTGGTAATAGATAATTCAGAGAAACTTTTAAGACCTGAAATGTATGCTAAGTTAAAAGTAGATGTACCTTCTCCTCAGCGCTTTATTGCTCTCGATCCTCGTGCTGTTATTTTTGATAAAGACAGCTATTTTGTGGTACAGGTGATTAATAAAAATCTGGTCATTAAAAAAGTAGAGATATTTCGAAAATCATCTCACCGAACTTTTATAGAATCAGGCGTTGACGAGGGTTCCATAGTTGTTTCCGAAGGAAGTCTGCTCATATACAACCATATCATGAATCATATATGA
- a CDS encoding TolC family protein, giving the protein MYSSHLYGISKNLYSKNSDTLYLNIEQAELIFLEKNFQLIAQKYNISFAEAAVEQARLWNNPSFFGEIVLYNPNDHRPFDFTDQNGQVELHLQQLIRLAGKRTKLVKMQETNKSIAFHTFQDVLRSLKFQLYQDFYAIYYDLNKLNLLTLEEAQLEELLKASEIRLKDGDIAGYDILRIKYELQDIRLQKVYIIKDINDNESDLRIMLRLTSNHFVVPVKKESRQSITKYELPILEDSALSRRPDLKVAKDELSFSEINYLYQKAIAIPDLMIGSAYDRFGNAFTNYIGVNAAIDLPIFNRNQGNIKLSQLQKELKAIAIDQATLQLKEEVNNASLRFQTVYAIYIKIDPNYKIGLDQILLKAVQLYESKTIGILDFMDKIRTYENGKMDLYEIEYNLIISQMQINYVTNSNFY; this is encoded by the coding sequence ATGTATTCTTCCCATTTATATGGGATATCTAAAAATTTATACAGCAAAAATTCTGATACACTTTATCTCAATATTGAGCAGGCAGAGCTTATATTTCTTGAGAAAAACTTTCAGCTTATTGCTCAAAAATATAATATCTCTTTTGCCGAGGCGGCAGTAGAGCAAGCAAGGTTATGGAACAACCCATCTTTTTTCGGAGAAATTGTACTTTATAATCCTAATGATCACAGACCTTTTGATTTTACAGACCAGAACGGACAGGTTGAACTGCACCTGCAACAGTTAATAAGACTGGCAGGAAAAAGAACGAAACTGGTAAAGATGCAGGAAACCAATAAAAGTATTGCTTTTCATACTTTTCAGGATGTATTAAGATCCTTAAAATTTCAGCTATATCAGGACTTTTATGCCATATATTACGACTTGAACAAGCTGAATCTGCTGACACTCGAAGAAGCTCAGCTTGAGGAGTTGTTAAAAGCTTCTGAAATCCGCTTAAAGGATGGGGATATTGCAGGTTATGACATATTGAGAATCAAATACGAATTACAAGACATAAGACTTCAAAAGGTATATATAATAAAAGACATCAATGATAATGAATCAGATCTGAGAATAATGCTTCGGTTAACGTCGAATCATTTTGTCGTTCCTGTAAAAAAAGAAAGCAGGCAGAGCATTACCAAATATGAATTACCAATACTGGAAGACTCAGCATTGTCCAGACGACCGGATTTAAAAGTAGCAAAGGATGAATTGAGTTTTTCTGAAATCAATTATTTATACCAAAAAGCAATTGCAATCCCCGATTTAATGATTGGTAGTGCCTATGACAGATTTGGAAATGCTTTTACTAATTATATCGGAGTGAACGCAGCTATAGATCTTCCGATTTTTAATAGAAATCAGGGGAACATTAAACTATCTCAACTTCAGAAAGAGCTTAAGGCAATAGCTATCGATCAGGCCACTTTACAATTGAAAGAGGAAGTGAACAACGCCAGTTTGCGTTTCCAAACTGTTTATGCTATTTATATAAAAATAGATCCGAATTATAAAATCGGTTTGGACCAGATACTTCTCAAAGCAGTTCAGTTATATGAGAGCAAAACTATAGGTATACTTGACTTCATGGATAAAATCAGAACTTATGAAAACGGAAAGATGGACTTATATGAAATTGAATACAACCTTATTATTAGTCAGATGCAAATAAACTATGTTACTAATTCCAACTTTTACTAA